In the Pirellulales bacterium genome, GACTGATGGTTCGATCGTGATGTCCGTGGCGCCCACGGCTATGTCTTGGACGCCTTGCACGAAGACGCGTACGTGACATTCGCCGCTCGCCGTGGCGGGCACGGCCAGGGTTGCGCGGAACTTGCCGTCGGCGCTCTTCGTCACTTGCGAGACGAGACGCGTGTCATTGGCTCGGGCGTAGGTGCGTTGATATTCCTCGCGCGCCGCGGCCGAGCTCTCGTACTTGGTGCGCGGGGTGGGGCGGAAGGTCAGCCGGTCGCGGCGGACGACCAGCTCGACTTCCACGTCGCCGTCGATGGGCGTGCTGCCTGAGATTTCGAGCGGCTCGCCTGAGCGGATATTTTTCGGGGCTGTTATCTCGGCCGTGGCGGCGCGCGGCAGCTTCAGGAGTGGATCGCCGATCAGATTGAACAGCTCCAGATGCTCGGCTCGTTCCAAGGCCAGATCCACGCTGGCGGGGTTCAGCATTTTCGCGAGTGCATCGATCGTCTGGCTGCGCTCGTCGTCGCGCGGGCGCGAAATCATGGCTCGCTTGGCCGCGGCCAGCAGATCGCCCACCGTCATGCACTCCTCGGCGAAGTAGATGCGCAGCATTTCGGCCCCCAGCACGCTCATTGCGTAAGGCATCGTCACGCGCGAGCCGGCCAGAGCGGCCACAGGGCCATCCTTGGTGCGCAGTAACTCCTCGGCCAGGCAATCGTCGCGCTGATCGAATCCGCCAGTGCTGCAGCAGAGTAAGAGGGCAATCGGCGACCGCGCGCCGCATTGCAGCTTGCCGCAGTCGTCGGTGTTGAAGATGTGATGCTGGCCATCGGGAGTGCGGACGCGATCGACAGTGCGCGTGTGGCCGTGCCCCATGTAAACCCAGAACAGGCAACCCTCGTTGAAGCGATCGACCGTCGAGGCGTGAAACAATTGCGGGTCGGGGCAATACGGGCTGCGCCAACTGCCGTAGGTGACGCTGGTGGCGTAGGCCGGTGGAATGCCGTCGATCAACAGTCGCTTGGCGCTGGCTTCGATCGCGGCGTCAGCCAGCGCTCCGAAGCCGCCCAGGCCGGCCACGAGATTGATACGCCGCCGCCAGTTGCCGGGGGCCGGGCCGCGCTCGTAGGCAAGGATCTTGTCGATCATGGTGCGCAGATCCTCGGCCGAGTCGGCCGGCAGCCGACCAATCGCGACGTCGGGCAATTGATCGTCGTCCAGATCGGCATACCAGTTGTCGCCGGCGATCACCTTCTCGCCACCGAAGCGCATGATGACTTGCGACGGCACATAATGCGTCGGCACCGTGACCAGCGAGTTGGCCGATTGATTCTCGACCGGCGCATCGCCCACGAGCACGATATATCGCAAGGCGCCCTGCTTAGCGATCGCGCGAATTTGCTGGCGAAGACCATCGACCGAGTCAGGCTTGATGACCTGGCAATGATGTCCCTGCGACGCGCGCAATTCGAGCCACGGCGCGAGCGGCGAGCGAAAGGCTTCGGGGCAAATGACCAGCGTGTCAGGCGCGGCTTGCCTGGCGGTAGCTGCCTGCGCCGTGGGAGCGGCGGTAAGGAGCGCGAGAGCGAGCGAGACGGTGAGCATGGTTCGTGATGCTGCCGAGCCGAGAGTTCTGCAGGAAACGTGAGACTCTGACTTTAACGGGCCGCGGTGTGGCGGGGCAAGGTGATTACCTGCTGGCGGCGGTCAATGCTAGAGCGCCAGCGAATGATGATTACGGCTCTTCGGCCAGCACGCAGCGCAGACCGACCGCGTCATCCTTCAGGTCGCGCGGGGCGCGGCGGCGATAGCTGCTGGTCAGCCGATCGGCCGGATCTTTCCAACTTCCGCTGCGCAGGACGCCGACCTTGGCGTCGCCCGATTGCCAGGGGCTGCCATCGGCGGGCGCGTTGTCGTAGTTGTCGTGCCAGGTGTCGGCGCACCATTCCCACAGGTAACCATGCATGTCGTACAGCTTCCAGGCGTTGGGGCGTTTCGCGCCGACCGGCGGATCGTTGCCAGTCGCGTTGCCGGTGAACCAGGCGTAGTCGCCGAGTGCCGCCGGATCATCGCCGAACGAGTAGCGCGTGCGGGCGCCGGCCCGGGCTGCGTATTCCCATTCGGCTTCGCTGGGAAGGCGAATGACGTGTTTCGGCGTGATGAGTTTCGCGTCACGCAGGGCCCCGGTCGCGCGGCGGCAGAACTCCACGGCATCGACATAGCTGACCATCTCGACCGCGTTGCGTGCCCCTTTCCAGCGGCTGGGGTTTTCGCCCATCACGGCCTGCCACAAGTTCTGCGGTACTTCGTACGGCGCGATCGCGAAGGGGCGTGCGAGCTTGACGCGGTGCGCGGGACGCTCGGCGGACAGGCCATCGTCATCGCCCCTCTGATAGGCGGCCGGAAAATCCCCCTCGCCGGGCGTCAATTCAACGAACTCATCGCGAAACATTTTTAATAGTTCGAGCTTCGCGTTATCCGGCTCGGCTGTTACGAGCGCGACGAGTAACAGGGCGATCATGGGCGCGTGGTCCTCGTAGGGTGAGAGACCACGATTCTAGTGCGCCGCCGCGCATAGATACAGCACGGCACTTTCGATGCGACGTCGAATCCCGATCTTGCCGAGAGGTCGGCGCTTAGCTGCCGGTCGTCAAGAAGTTGCCGTCGTGGAAGGCCGCGGCGATGGCCAGCGGGACTTGGGCTTCGGCCATGAGGACGTTCGCGCGATTCTCCGAGACTTTGGCCTTCATCTCTTGTTCGCGAGCGATGGCGAAGGCGCGGCGCTCTTCGGCTTTCGCGCGGGCCACGCGCGTGTCGGCCTCGGCCTGGTCGGCTTGCAGGCGGGCGCCGATGTTTTCGCCGACGTCGATATCGGCGATGTCGATCGAAACGATCTCGAACGCGGTTTGTGCGTCCAGCCCACGGGCCAGTACGGCCTTCGAGATCATGTCCGGATTTTCCATCACGACCAGGTGGCTTTCGGCCGAGCCGATCGAGGTGATGATTCCTTCACCGACGCGCGCGATGACCGTTTCTTCGGTGGCGCCGCCGATCAACTGCTTGATGTTTGTCCGCACCGTGACGCGGGCTCGGATTTGCAGCTCGACGCCGTTGCGGGCGATGGCGCTCAACGTCGACTTCTTCGATTTTTGCGGATCGGGGCAGTCGATCACTTTCGGGCTCACGCTCGTCTGCACGGCGTCGAGCACGTCGCGGCCGGCCAGGTCGATGGCGGCGGCGCGATCGAAGTCGAGGTCGATGTCGGCACGATGCGCGGCAATGATCGCGCGGATCACGCCTGGCACATTGCCGCCGGCCAGGTAGTGGGCTTCGAGCCGCTGGGTGGTGATACCGGCCGCGGGATCGTTGCCGAGGCCCGCCTGCATGGCCATGATTTTCGATTGCACGATCGTGCGGGCGTTCACCTGACGAAAGCTCATCGCGACCAATCGCAGCATGCTGACCTGCGCGTTGGACATGTAGGCCTGAAACCACAGGTTGCCGTAGGTCGCGGCCATGATGAGGAACACGATCAGGATCAGTACCAACAGCACGGCCGTGACGGCCCAGGTGATCGAGTTCGGCACGGCGGCGGCAAGAAGAACTGTGGACGCGGTCATATTCTTATCTGCTGGTGATTGTTGCGTTGGTGTTGATCGACTTTGTCGGAACTGTTGGGCAAGCCAGTCGTCGCGTCCCGCCAGACCGGCGAGGGCCGCGGGGCGGCATTATCGCCAGAACCCCGGCTTCGATAGGATACGTTATTCTACGCGCGGGGGCGAATTCGAGGCGGCCGCCCGGGATTTCAAGCGGAGACGGGCGGGATTGGACACGGTTGGGATTAATCTGCGTCTGCGCGAGGACGCGAGCGCCTTTGGAATCGCCCCGAACGAATGAAGGGTTGGATAATGCCAGCCCCTAGGCACCCAAGACCCGCTGCCGCTGGTTGCAGTTTGGGCTGTCGCACTTAGTCAGGCAGCAGTCATCTTCGTTTGGTTAATCTCTTCCCGCGCTTGCGGTTTACAATGGGGCGATGGACGGGCATTAGCCACATCGTCGTTGCTGGCCCCGTTCCAGGCTGGCGACGACCAATTCGGGGCAGATTCAGTACTGGCATGAAGAAAAGTTCGTCTTTACTTTTGATGCTCTGCATGTGCGTTGGATGCGCGCCGGATGGCTGCATTGCTCGCAGGTCGCAGAACTGGGACGAATACAAGGCGACCGTTCGTTCTGCCCGTGCGGTTCTTCCCATCGCAGTGCAGATGGAAGAAGTATTCCCGATCGCTGACCACTTCATCACGCACTTCGGCTTTGACAGCGGCCCGAAGATGTGGAACACCGAGGTTTTTTTTGGTGGCCGGTACACATTGACGATGCAGGTTGACGTCGAAATCGACTACAAAGCGAAAACGATTACGAAGGTGGTTGGGGAGCCAAAGTTTTACCTGCATGAAGTACAAAACATTCAGATTCTTCCAGACGGCCGTGCCTCGAGTTCGTACAATTCTCGTAACGAAAAGCGGTTTGGCTCCGCAGAATGGGAGAAGATCCGCCAAGCTAATGGAGAACTCTCGACCCTTGGACTGACAGCGAATACGGAAGCCGTTCAGCACTTCGATGAGTACGTTTCGCAGTGGCGGCGCGACCGTATCCGCGTCAGCCTCGTGGAGAAATGACAGTGCCGGTGCAACGCTCCCATGCCCAAAGCGCCTTCCTGCTGCTCGCCGCCAGTTCCCGTCGATTGTTGACCGCTGATCCCCCCGTACCGCGATACCGTGCTAGGCGGGAGTCAGCGGTATCAGACGGTACAAAACCCGAGGAACCAGGGCATGTCACGCGGGGTATTGCGTAACGTTATTATTCATGCGAGGGCGAATTCCGGGCGAGGATTCGCGAGTTCAAGCACGGACGGGTTGTCACACGCCGCCGGCTCCCGTCGTCCGATCTAATCAACGCGCTCGAAAGCCGCGATGGCGGCGTTTACAGAATTGCTGGTGAGCAGGGCACGATCCTCTAGGTGGACGTGTACCGTTCCGTCGCGTCCCAGCGATCGCGCTGGTAGCCTGATGCAAATCTCGGAGAGCGCTTTAAGTCCGCCTCGCGTCGCGTAGATCGCAACGCCCTCGGCGCCGATGCGGAACTCCAACTCGCCGTCAGTGAACCGAGGGGCTTCCAACTCTAACTCCTTCACGAGGCCATTAGAAAACGCCGTTACGCGGATTTGCCGACCTTCTGAGGCCGACGTGCGTAGCTCACAATCACGAACGCCGCGGCCAGCAGGCACAACGCCCAGGTCGATGGTTCGGGCAGCGTGATCAGCACGGCGTCGCGAAATTGCGAGCCTGGCACGTCGGCGAGTCCGACGATCTGATCGCGATCGTTGATGCCGAATACTCCCCACAACGTCCAGCCGGTTGGCATCAGCGAATTGAGCGACGTCATTTGACCGTTTTGCCACAGGAACGGTCGATAGCCATTCGCATCCGAGACGCCGATGACTTGTCCAAGGTCATTAATAGCAGTGGCATAGCTCGTCGGATAACCATTGGTCCCGAGGGCCGTGATCACGCCGTTTTGAATGAGAACGGCTTGTTGGGTATGAGATCCGAGCGTCGGCGATAGGTTGCCGACGATCATCCCCTGATTGTTGATCGCGGTCGCGGTTACGTAGGTTCCTGCCGGCACGACGGGAGACAAGTTGCCATTTTGCCAAGCGAAGCCATTGTACCCGGGGTACATAATCGCGGGCGCTTGCCCTCCCACAACCTGACCGGCGTTGTTGATACCCAGGGCCGCGGTGCCGCCGGTTGTATTCACGTCGCTGATGATGCCATTTTGCCAGATGACAGAATGCGTCGTGCTGTCTGTCGGATAGTTGTCGACGCTGCCGACGATCTGGCCTGCATCATTGATGCCATTCGCGGCGCTCTCCGAAAA is a window encoding:
- a CDS encoding C25 family cysteine peptidase, translated to MLTVSLALALLTAAPTAQAATARQAAPDTLVICPEAFRSPLAPWLELRASQGHHCQVIKPDSVDGLRQQIRAIAKQGALRYIVLVGDAPVENQSANSLVTVPTHYVPSQVIMRFGGEKVIAGDNWYADLDDDQLPDVAIGRLPADSAEDLRTMIDKILAYERGPAPGNWRRRINLVAGLGGFGALADAAIEASAKRLLIDGIPPAYATSVTYGSWRSPYCPDPQLFHASTVDRFNEGCLFWVYMGHGHTRTVDRVRTPDGQHHIFNTDDCGKLQCGARSPIALLLCCSTGGFDQRDDCLAEELLRTKDGPVAALAGSRVTMPYAMSVLGAEMLRIYFAEECMTVGDLLAAAKRAMISRPRDDERSQTIDALAKMLNPASVDLALERAEHLELFNLIGDPLLKLPRAATAEITAPKNIRSGEPLEISGSTPIDGDVEVELVVRRDRLTFRPTPRTKYESSAAAREEYQRTYARANDTRLVSQVTKSADGKFRATLAVPATASGECHVRVFVQGVQDIAVGATDITIEPSVAMKK
- a CDS encoding formylglycine-generating enzyme family protein, producing MIALLLVALVTAEPDNAKLELLKMFRDEFVELTPGEGDFPAAYQRGDDDGLSAERPAHRVKLARPFAIAPYEVPQNLWQAVMGENPSRWKGARNAVEMVSYVDAVEFCRRATGALRDAKLITPKHVIRLPSEAEWEYAARAGARTRYSFGDDPAALGDYAWFTGNATGNDPPVGAKRPNAWKLYDMHGYLWEWCADTWHDNYDNAPADGSPWQSGDAKVGVLRSGSWKDPADRLTSSYRRRAPRDLKDDAVGLRCVLAEEP
- the floA gene encoding flotillin-like protein FloA (flotillin-like protein involved in membrane lipid rafts); this translates as MTASTVLLAAAVPNSITWAVTAVLLVLILIVFLIMAATYGNLWFQAYMSNAQVSMLRLVAMSFRQVNARTIVQSKIMAMQAGLGNDPAAGITTQRLEAHYLAGGNVPGVIRAIIAAHRADIDLDFDRAAAIDLAGRDVLDAVQTSVSPKVIDCPDPQKSKKSTLSAIARNGVELQIRARVTVRTNIKQLIGGATEETVIARVGEGIITSIGSAESHLVVMENPDMISKAVLARGLDAQTAFEIVSIDIADIDVGENIGARLQADQAEADTRVARAKAEERRAFAIAREQEMKAKVSENRANVLMAEAQVPLAIAAAFHDGNFLTTGS